One window from the genome of Campylobacter sp. MIT 12-8780 encodes:
- a CDS encoding TylF/MycF/NovP-related O-methyltransferase encodes MKKVVIYGSAQLGIQIAWHVSFDSEIICFIDSDPRKHSCNNNGLGLKIYNKDYLIYGPEKLKELEFDKVFIGTEIPIYIDQIIEVLKSMNINEDKIDLSLTFIPYYARLNFIKTLSDNFKINNIQGAVAELGVFRGDTAKHINKFFKDNIFYLLDTFEGFDARDCENEKKQGFSKADSSDFSLTSLELVKAKMPHLENCRFVKGYFPESADQIPSDEEFCFVNIDVDLYQPILAGLEYFYPRLVRGGIILVHDYFHPYYTGTQKAVNEFAKKYKLKFYPIGDAFSVFFVKE; translated from the coding sequence ATGAAAAAAGTGGTTATTTATGGTAGTGCTCAACTTGGAATTCAAATTGCTTGGCATGTATCTTTTGATAGCGAAATCATATGTTTTATTGATAGCGATCCAAGAAAACATTCTTGCAATAATAATGGCTTAGGCTTAAAGATATACAATAAAGATTATCTTATTTATGGACCTGAAAAATTAAAAGAATTAGAATTTGATAAAGTATTTATTGGCACGGAAATACCAATTTATATTGATCAAATTATTGAGGTATTAAAGTCAATGAATATCAATGAAGATAAGATAGATTTATCTTTAACTTTTATTCCTTATTATGCAAGATTAAACTTTATTAAAACACTATCTGATAATTTTAAAATTAACAATATTCAAGGTGCAGTTGCAGAACTTGGAGTTTTTAGAGGTGACACTGCAAAGCATATCAACAAATTCTTCAAAGATAATATTTTTTATCTTTTAGATACCTTTGAAGGGTTTGATGCAAGGGATTGTGAGAATGAAAAAAAACAAGGATTTTCAAAAGCAGATAGTAGTGATTTTAGTTTAACATCACTTGAACTTGTAAAAGCTAAAATGCCTCATCTTGAAAATTGTCGTTTTGTCAAGGGGTATTTTCCAGAGAGTGCAGATCAAATTCCAAGTGATGAGGAATTTTGTTTTGTAAATATAGATGTGGATTTATATCAGCCTATTTTAGCTGGACTTGAATATTTTTATCCTAGACTTGTAAGGGGTGGAATTATTCTCGTACATGATTACTTTCACCCTTATTACACAGGCACGCAAAAGGCAGTAAATGAATTCGCTAAAAAATATAAGCTCAAATTCTATCCAATAGGTGATGCTTTTAGTGTGTTTTTTGTGAAAGAGTGA
- a CDS encoding glycosyltransferase family 2 protein, translating to MNIVIPMAGLGSRFVKAGFDKPKPFIDILGKPMIIRVLENLRYKGAKYILIARKEHLIQEKKLIDEIKNNFNAEFIGIDKLTEGTACTVLYARKYIDNDKPLMIANSDQIVDINIADFIDDSLNRGLDGSILTFIDQEKNPKWSFVKLKDDLVVEVKEKEVIGEFATVGIYFFNKGKIFVESAIDMIIENDRINNEFYTCPVYNYAIKNGAKIGIYNIDFSQMHGIGTPEDLEKYKNII from the coding sequence ATGAATATAGTTATTCCTATGGCTGGACTTGGAAGTCGCTTTGTAAAGGCTGGCTTTGATAAACCAAAACCTTTTATCGATATTTTAGGCAAGCCTATGATAATTAGAGTGCTTGAAAATTTGAGATATAAAGGTGCAAAATATATTTTAATAGCAAGAAAAGAGCATTTAATTCAAGAAAAAAAGTTAATTGATGAAATCAAAAATAATTTTAATGCCGAATTTATAGGTATTGATAAACTCACAGAAGGAACGGCTTGTACTGTGCTTTATGCGAGAAAATATATCGACAATGATAAACCTTTAATGATAGCAAATTCCGATCAGATTGTTGATATAAATATAGCTGATTTTATCGATGATAGTTTGAATCGAGGTTTAGATGGTTCAATACTCACTTTCATTGATCAAGAAAAAAATCCAAAATGGTCATTTGTAAAATTGAAAGACGATTTAGTGGTAGAAGTTAAAGAAAAGGAGGTTATTGGCGAATTTGCTACTGTTGGAATTTATTTTTTTAACAAAGGAAAAATATTTGTTGAAAGTGCTATAGATATGATTATAGAAAACGATAGAATTAATAATGAATTCTATACTTGCCCTGTTTATAATTATGCTATAAAAAATGGCGCCAAAATAGGTATTTATAATATCGATTTTTCTCAAATGCATGGAATTGGAACTCCTGAAGATTTGGAAAAATATAAAAACATAATTTAG
- the glf gene encoding UDP-galactopyranose mutase, with product MQKRTLIIGCGLSGAVLAERLASVKDEEVLIIDKREHIAGNVYDYKDEETQISVHKYGPHVFHTSIKEVWEYLSKFTKWHYFMYKVKAFIDGKEVNIPFNLDSLHKVFPKYLANDLEQKLVRTFGFNKKVPILELKNTDDKDLQFLAEYIYQKVFLGYTMKQWGVKPEELDFSVSARVPVYVSLDDRYFQDTYQAIPLLGYTQMVQNMLTHQNIKLKLKTHFDFKDCKLNANSKYEYKDFGEFDRVIYTGAIDEFFNYTLGRLPYRSLDIVFERFDKEYVQSTAQINYPENYDFTRAVEYKYYLDEKSSKSILSYEFPCAYEEGKNERYYPIPDEKNQKLYEEYKKLAKELKNVHFLGRLADYKYYDMDKTIARALSVFAELN from the coding sequence ATGCAGAAAAGAACTTTAATCATAGGCTGTGGCTTAAGCGGGGCAGTTTTAGCTGAAAGATTAGCAAGTGTAAAAGATGAAGAAGTTTTAATCATCGATAAAAGAGAGCATATAGCTGGCAATGTGTATGATTATAAAGATGAAGAAACGCAAATCAGCGTGCATAAATATGGACCACATGTTTTTCATACAAGCATTAAAGAAGTGTGGGAGTATCTTAGTAAATTTACAAAATGGCATTATTTTATGTATAAGGTTAAAGCTTTCATAGATGGCAAGGAAGTCAATATCCCTTTTAATCTTGACAGCTTGCATAAGGTTTTTCCAAAATATCTTGCAAATGATTTAGAGCAAAAGCTTGTGAGAACTTTTGGTTTTAACAAAAAAGTGCCTATTTTAGAGCTTAAAAATACTGATGATAAAGACTTGCAATTTTTGGCTGAATATATCTATCAAAAGGTATTTTTAGGCTATACTATGAAGCAATGGGGCGTAAAGCCTGAGGAACTTGACTTTTCAGTCAGCGCTAGAGTGCCTGTGTATGTGAGCCTTGATGATAGGTATTTTCAAGATACTTATCAAGCTATACCGCTTCTTGGCTACACACAAATGGTGCAAAATATGCTTACTCATCAAAATATCAAACTCAAACTTAAAACCCATTTTGATTTTAAAGACTGCAAGCTTAATGCTAACTCAAAGTATGAGTATAAAGATTTTGGAGAATTTGATAGAGTAATTTATACAGGGGCTATTGATGAGTTTTTTAACTATACACTTGGCAGGCTTCCTTATAGAAGCCTAGACATAGTTTTTGAACGTTTTGATAAAGAGTATGTCCAATCCACCGCACAGATAAACTACCCAGAAAATTATGATTTTACAAGGGCTGTAGAATACAAATACTATCTTGATGAAAAATCAAGCAAAAGTATACTAAGCTATGAATTTCCTTGCGCGTATGAGGAGGGCAAAAATGAAAGATATTATCCCATCCCAGATGAAAAAAACCAAAAGCTTTATGAAGAATATAAAAAACTCGCCAAAGAGCTTAAAAATGTCCATTTTCTAGGTAGGCTAGCAGATTATAAATACTATGATATGGATAAAACAATTGCTAGGGCTTTGAGTGTTTTTGCGGAGTTGAACTGA